CTTGGCAACAGATGGGTATCGCATACGTGGTCATTGGGATTAGAAGAACAATTCTACATAATACTTCCTATACTAATTTATTTTCTCCCCAACAGATTGTTAGTAATAATACTACTTTTGGGCTGCATTGCGGCTCCTCTATTTCGCTATTATTCCAACAACTGGTACGAATCTTTTAATTATTTGCATTGCCGATTAGATGCCTTATTTAGCGGTGTACTTGCAAGCATACTATGCAAACAAACTACCGTAACTAATTACATAAAATCAAAAACAAAATGGGCAGATGGCATACTAATTGTATGGCTGCTACTAACACTTATGCTCTCTTGCAACAAAATACAAATACATTATGTGCTTGAAAACACCTGGTTTTCGGGGTTATTCCTTTTTACTGTTTTAGTCATTTGTAATTGCAAAGAGAGTATATTCTATAAAATTATTGTCAACCCTATACTTACTAAGCTTGGAATTATTTCGTACGGTGTGTATCTATACCATCCGCTAGTATTAGGCGTATTGCACTACCTATTTTTACATCAATCGCCAATCTTAATGAGTAGTTTAGATTTGTATATAACCATTCTCTCTTTGATTATGACAATTGTAGTAGCAACTATTTCATACCACTTTATAG
This DNA window, taken from Bacteroidota bacterium, encodes the following:
- a CDS encoding acyltransferase; this encodes MNPRLKELDGIRGVAILLILVWHYGNNLLYNNNSTTAKYFKMLTSYTWSGVDLFFTLSGFLLGGILLKQKKSTNYFKTFYTRRILRIFPIYFLTLSITFLLINKLIPYSHSWLSEGMIPNWSYFTFTQNIFMGLNETLGNRWVSHTWSLGLEEQFYIILPILIYFLPNRLLVIILLLGCIAAPLFRYYSNNWYESFNYLHCRLDALFSGVLASILCKQTTVTNYIKSKTKWADGILIVWLLLTLMLSCNKIQIHYVLENTWFSGLFLFTVLVICNCKESIFYKIIVNPILTKLGIISYGVYLYHPLVLGVLHYLFLHQSPILMSSLDLYITILSLIMTIVVATISYHFIEKPLIKLGHSYAY